The following are encoded together in the Nitrosopumilus sp. b3 genome:
- a CDS encoding MqnA/MqnD/SBP family protein produces MEISVGHTPDSDDAFMFYGMFTGKVPSPDFQVNHVIEDIEKLNRKATDPQLDVTAVSVHACAYIPGYTILRSGGSFGIGYGPIVTAREQKSIDELKNCKIAIPGKMTSAFLLLQLMIGKFDYVEMNFSDIPEAVKSGKVDAGLVIHETQLSYEQEGNVKILDVGEWWDKTTNGLPVPLGINVMKTDLGMETIVKFDKYLQSSIEFGLEHFKDAIDYAMQYSRGKPQDLIEKFVKMYVNQVTVNMGDPGEESIRKLFEMAKEKKLVPDFELSIATK; encoded by the coding sequence ATGGAAATTTCTGTAGGCCACACTCCAGATTCGGATGATGCATTCATGTTTTATGGAATGTTCACGGGTAAAGTTCCTTCACCAGATTTTCAAGTAAACCATGTAATTGAAGATATTGAAAAACTAAATCGCAAAGCCACAGATCCACAACTTGATGTAACTGCAGTTTCAGTTCATGCATGTGCATATATCCCAGGTTATACTATCTTGAGAAGTGGTGGAAGTTTTGGAATTGGATATGGTCCAATTGTTACAGCGAGGGAACAAAAATCAATTGATGAATTAAAAAATTGTAAAATTGCCATTCCCGGAAAAATGACATCTGCATTTTTACTCCTACAATTAATGATTGGTAAATTTGACTATGTGGAGATGAATTTTAGCGATATACCAGAAGCTGTGAAATCAGGAAAGGTGGATGCAGGCTTAGTAATACATGAGACACAGTTGTCATATGAGCAAGAAGGGAATGTAAAAATTTTAGATGTTGGCGAATGGTGGGACAAAACAACAAATGGATTACCAGTTCCACTTGGAATCAATGTAATGAAAACAGACTTGGGTATGGAGACTATTGTAAAGTTTGACAAATACCTTCAATCATCAATAGAATTTGGCTTGGAGCATTTTAAGGATGCAATTGATTATGCAATGCAGTATTCTAGAGGAAAACCACAAGACTTGATTGAAAAATTTGTCAAAATGTATGTCAACCAAGTAACAGTCAACATGGGAGATCCAGGTGAAGAATCAATCAGAAAACTCTTTGAAATGGCCAAGGAGAAGAAGTTAGTTCCAGACTTTGAACTTAGTATAGCCACCAAGTAA
- a CDS encoding MTH1187 family thiamine-binding protein, producing the protein MIHAEISIYPMATKTTSASFYIAKAIESIQKKENLRYQINPMGTILESDSIDVINDATKTMMEVVHNLGVERVEVVIKIDSRRDKHVKMEEKLDSIKKQMG; encoded by the coding sequence TTGATTCATGCTGAAATTTCCATATATCCAATGGCTACAAAGACAACCAGTGCTAGTTTTTACATTGCAAAGGCAATTGAGTCAATTCAAAAAAAGGAAAATTTAAGATATCAAATCAATCCTATGGGGACAATTTTAGAATCAGATAGTATCGATGTAATCAATGATGCTACAAAAACCATGATGGAAGTAGTTCACAATCTCGGAGTTGAAAGAGTCGAAGTTGTAATCAAAATTGATTCAAGAAGAGACAAGCATGTAAAGATGGAAGAAAAACTAGATTCAATTAAAAAGCAGATGGGTTAG